From a region of the Gossypium raimondii isolate GPD5lz chromosome 10, ASM2569854v1, whole genome shotgun sequence genome:
- the LOC105777665 gene encoding uncharacterized protein LOC105777665, which yields MAKILLRNLLSLNQKRFLHSHPTLSSISKPPSSSSALPLSKRLIIPRDAAPESLSLFKNLESYGFNTTQIATLVEKCPEIVHSRFNSKFKPRLEYLIEKGIKGKLLPEFILSNPSILSRSLGAQIKPTLEFLSQFLKADEIPVAIRRSSSWLLTLNLNSIVRPNVELMISEGVAASRISRLLVLQPRVILQSHARMVYAIKTIKEIGLEPAEPRFIHALRVICSVSNANWKKKVEAFMSLGWSKEEISITLRKDPLCLACSERKLRFLMDFYVNTMKLDAQTIKSYPKLLLHSADKRIVPRYKVLKVLESMKLIKEDKKIVWIMTWSEHKFLEQYITKNKDKIPGLLDLYQQAKKRKTSGDKSETIDPVSASLTL from the coding sequence ATGGCGAAAATCCTTCTCAGAAATCTGCTTTCACTCAACCAAAAACGCTTCCTTCATTCCCACCCAACCCTTTCTTCTATTTCAAAGCCGCCCTCTTCAAGCTCCGCTCTTCCACTCTCCAAACGCCTCATAATACCCCGTGACGCCGCCCCTGAATCCTTATCCCTCTTCAAAAATTTGGAATCTTACGGATTCAACACTACCCAAATCGCCACATTGGTCGAAAAATGCCCCGAAATCGTGCATTCCAGATTTAACTCAAAGTTTAAGCCCAGGCTCGAGTATCTAATCGAAAAGGGTATTAAAGGTAAGCTTTTGCCTGAATTCATTCTATCGAATCCTTCGATTCTTTCTCGAAGCTTGGGTGCTCAGATTAAGCCAACTTTAGAGTTTTTATCCCAATTTTTGAAAGCTGATGAAATCCCGGTAGCTATTAGACGATCATCTTCATGGTTGTTGACTTTGAATCTGAATTCCATTGTGCGACCAAATGTTGAGTTGATGATTAGTGAAGGAGTTGCTGCTAGTAGAATATCGAGATTGTTAGTATTACAACCTAGGGTCATTTTGCAAAGCCATGCTCGAATGGTTTACGCCATTAAAACCATTAAAGAAATCGGTCTCGAGCCGGCAGAACCTAGGTTTATACATGCTCTTAGGGTTATTTGTTCAGTTAGCAACGCTAATTGGAAGAAAAAAGTTGAAGCATTTATGAGCCTAGGATGGAGTAAAGAGGAAATTTCTATTACTTTAAGGAAAGACCCTCTTTGTTTAGCTTGTTCCGAAAGGAAACTCCGGTTTTTGATGGATTTTTATGTGAATACAATGAAGTTGGATGCGCAAACAATTAAATCGTACCCGAAATTGCTTCTGCATTCGGCTGATAAACGGATTGTCCCCAGgtataaggttttgaaggtttTGGAGTCGATGAAACTTATCAAAGAAGATAAGAAGATTGTTTGGATTATGACATGGTCTGAACATAAATTTTTGGAGCAATATATAACTAAGAACAAGGACAAAATTCCAGGTTTGTTGGATTTGTACCAGCAGGCtaagaagagaaaaacaagcGGGGACAAGAGTGAAACAATTGATCCCGTATCAGCAAGTTTAACTTTGTAG